Genomic DNA from Paenibacillus donghaensis:
TGCGGGTTTATTGGGTGTCATAAATCGGTGTCAAAAGTAAATCTAAAAAATGATTGGTGGTGTTATGAAAGATGCCGAAATACGGGTATGCCCGAGTAAGTACTGTTGGACAGTCGAAACATGGTAATAGTTTGGAGCACCAAGTCAATCTGTTACTTTCCGAGGGGGTCGCTCAATTATATATCTTTGTCGATAGTTTTACAGGATCGAAAATGGATCGGCCTCAGTTCTCCAAGTTATTTCAGGTTTTGAAGGCTGGCGATACATTGATCGTGACCAAGTTGGATCGATTTGCCCGCTCAACTATGGAAGGTGAAAAGATCGTAAAAAGCTTAATCGAACGTGGCGTTCGGATTCACATTCTTAATATGGGGGTCTTGGATAACACACCGACTAGCATTTTAATACGAACGATCTTCTTCGCCTTTGCCGAGTTTGAGCGGAATATGATTATTGAGCGGACTGCAGAAGGTAAGGCAATTGCAAAACAGAAAACTGGTTTCCGAGAAGGTCGTCCACCGAAATTTACACCGCGACAATTGGATAATGCGATTAGCATGCTCCAGAACCATACCATGAATGACGTTGTCGCAATAACCACGATTAGTGAAAGCACAATTAAGCGAGAGCTTAAGAAACGGAGGCTTCAAAATGGACAAGTATAATCTATCGAAGATGGGCATTCACGCAAGGTACAAGCTAGCATTGACCTTTATTTCAAAAAGCTTGCCCTAAGTACGTATAAAGGTAAGCGTCAAATAGCCCACACCTTGACACCAAGATGAGGGCTCTGATTTTAGGATGAGGTTAGGATTCAATACACGACAGATCGTTGGCAAAGCGGATGACCAGTGGACTTGATGATCTCGCTTACTGTCAGTCTATTAGACTCTCTCTCAGCGTATAGTTTCAATGCACGTTTAATGATACTTGCATCCTGTGCAGGACGCTCCATATGAGTCCCCTTTGCCTTGGCCCGTTTTCTACCCTCTGTGGTACGTTCTACAATCAAGTCTCTCTCAAACTGTGTGAATGAGCCTAACATGTTAAACATTAATTTCCGCATTGGACTAGCCTTCTATACAGCTTCAAAATATAGATTGTCCTTCAAGAACTTCACATTGACACCTCTAGCAAGCATGTCCCCTCACATTAGCATTGTCCGACCTAATCAGAAGCTCTTATACAGGCAAAAAGAGGGCTTATAGGATGTGATTATCATTAATCCATTGGAGGCATTTCATGTTAGAGGATATGATCGAGGAATTGAATGATACTGAGTTACAATTCTGCTACATAGACATCGTGAATTGGAAACGAACAGGGATGCCACAATTAGATGGACAGTTGCTGAATCTTTGGAGAAGTTACAAGTTGAAATCAAGTCAGAAGGATTTTACTATTCACCCCGATCTTGATTGAGATTGCTACAAGGAAGTATAGTGAAGATGGATTGCACGTTTGAGGTCAAAAGTTGCTAAAATTACCCTGTACAAAATATCCTATAATTTCATAAAAATGATATAATGTAATTCTAAGAAAAGCATATGGGGGGTGAGGGTAAATGTTTGGAATTGGGAGGAAGAAGGTTTATCTAGGTCAATCAGCAAGATTACTCACCCATACGCTCCACGACTTTCCTGATACGGATTATTCACAAGTTGAGGAAGTAAGAAATAATTTTAATGAAGATGAAATAAAGACTATCAATTTAGAATTAAATCTACTCAAGTACATAGCCCTACAATTTGAATTTATGATTGTTTCGTTAGAAAAAGGGAGTAATTTGGATTCACATGATTTAAGTCAATCAACTGCTTATGCAATGAGACTAGCTTTTGAAGATTTTGGTTACCAAGGTGAAGCACTAGACAATTATGCGAATAAGTTCATTGAGGATTTTGCGCATATAACTGAAAATTTAAGTCAATTAGATTCTATAAGTCGCGACATAATTCAAACTACCATCGCACAAACCTTTACTAAGAATTTTCTAGAGAATACTATAGGTATCAAAAGCAATGGTGAAAAAAGAACAGTTATTATGTTTCATTCAACATCAATTATTGTAGGGGTTAGCAGCTTGATGAAAGACTTCCTGAAACAGTATAAAATCATTGAGTTTTAAGCAATACTCACGGAAGCATTGTCCGACACGTGAGAACGTCTGTAGATGCTATACAGGCGTTCTTTTTATGTTTATGTTACATCATGAGAACATTTACACTGGTCGTATCGTCATTGAATTGTGCTGAGTTTCTACGTGTAAGTGTACAGGCGAACTATTTCTTTTCAGTATCAACTCAGACTGTTAACCACCCCGTACATACGATACATTTGTCTCGGCTTTGATATTGTGAAAATACAAGTACATCCTCTACAATCGTATATAATAAGGCTATGTTAACATTTGAGAGAACTATGATATACATAACTGTTAAAAAGGGTGACTCACGAATATGAAAGATAATCCAAGTGAATTTATCGAAAAGTACCTAGAAGGCACGTTGGAGATTGAGGCGTTTAAAGCATCGCTCGATGTGCTGGAGTCGAAATCCAACCCGCTTCGTTTCTCTTTTTTTTCGTTGGGAATTAGGGAACTCGTAAACCACATCGTTGATCGTTTAGCTCCAAATGAAAAGGTTGTACAATGCAGCTGGTGGGACAACAAAAACGGGACAAGAACAACTTCAAGGCGGACGGAAAGAATGCAGTACGCAATTCGCGGGGGACTGTCTGACGAGTTTGTTTCTGACGATCTTGAAGTTGATCTTGAGTTAATTACGAATAGGACACAACAAGCGGTAGACGAACTCAGTAATTACGTTCATTACACCGAAAGTACGTTTAATGTAGATCATACCACTGGGAACAAGCTAGTTGCAGACACATTGTCAGCAGTACACAGATTTTTCGAGACGATTGAAGAACTCAAGGGAACAGTATCTGAAGCACTGGAAGAATCTTTGAGCAAAGCAATTTCATCGGCAACAATTGAAGATGTATTGGTCGATATAGACATCTTGTCCACGCATTATTTTGTCGAAGGTAGCGATGTTCACGAAATTATTGTTCGGTCAATCGACCATGAACATATCGATGTTCAAGTAATTGGTTCGGTTGATATTGAACACCAGTATGGCTCTGATGGTGACTACGCGCGCGGTGATGGCGTTAAATTTGAAGATTCCTATCCATTTGTCATCAATCTTCAGCTTGATGTCGAAGAGCCTTTGGAAGTCAATATTGAGACAGATGACATCATTGTTGATACGGACCGATTCTATGACAAGTCAGAGGAAGAAGAGGATGATCGGGTAGACCACGATATGGAAGAAGAAGAGGATGATCGGGTAGACCGCGATATGGAACAAGAAGAGGATGATTGGGCAGATCGCGACATGGAGGAAGATGACAGAGAAGACCCAGATCCAGATCCAGATCCAGATCCAGATCCAGATCCAGATCCAGATCCAGATCCAGATCAATACTTTTAAGCAGAGGAGGCAACTTCATGAAGATCAGACGCTTCTTCGGACTTAGAATTGAAACGAGATGCGATAGGTGTCATGAAAGAATAGACCTTCCCTCTGACATCTATACATTATGTAAGGATTGCTTTTCCATTGACCCCAAAAAGATTAGGGAACATGAAACAAACTTAGATTATCAGCGTATGGTCGAGGGGCAAACATGCGTTATTTGTAAACAGACAGGAACCAATACTCAAATTAATCATACTTGTAGGAAATGTGTTTCACAGCACTACGATAGAACGCACAGCGGCTGGTATATAAATAGCGACTATGACGAAGGAACTAAATTATATTGGAGTTGTATTTGTGGTGATGTCCTTGTGATTACAATCGGGAATCCGCATCAATATGAATATTATAGGGTGGGAAATAGAAGACCAACCACAGTACCCTATTCGTGTAGTAGGGAGATCAAAAAACATGAACATTGCGAACATAATTGGCTTGTCCTAGCAGATAACGAAACACCTTACAATGAGGGGGTTAGGAGATACAAGCAGTTCAAACAAAATCCTGCGTTACATATATTATTTGAGGACGAAGAATATTATGAGTATATGGCATTTGGGTCAACAAAATTTTGGTGTAGTAGTTGTGGATTATATCATAATTTGGCACCCAGTAAGGTTAAACTCCTTCCAACAATAGGATACATTAAACATGACTAAATTTTTAGTTACATACAATGGGTAGTCCTTAGATACTTTCTTTCATTAACAACAGGCAAACTGGAAACGCCGCTCAAAAAGAGCGGTTTTTTCTTTTGGTCGAATATCAACATAAACGTGTTGCTCTGAATGTCCATAAAGGTACACCATTTTGGATTCAATAATCAGCGTCCGTAATGGTCAAATATCTAATATAATGAACGTCCGCAAACTAAGCTATGTTTGTTTTTACCTTTATGGACGCTATTGCTATAATAAGGATATAGCAGTTGTCCAAGAGGAGCGATAAACGCCATGAGCGAACAAGCAAATAGTAAGGTCTACGCATATATTCGGGTTTCAAGTAAGTCTCAGAAACTAGATCGCCAGATGGATGAGATGCTAAAGCAAGGTAAGCGTCAAATAGCCCACACCCTATAATAAGATGTAGGCTGGAACTCGAATGAAGTTAAGAAGTCAGGACGCGGCAGTGCGGAGGGAGATGGGTCGACCAAGGGAGGAGCAGTTCCAAGGCCTGAGGATCGTTCACCTTCTCCAATTGTGGCAGCTGCTCGAATAGAAACGTTAGGTAGCTGAAGGGATGCAGCCCATTCTCTTTGGCTGTTTCCATCACACTGTAAATAACCGCGCTCGCCTGCGCACCGCGTGGTGTATTCGCGAACAGCCAATTTTTCCGTCCGATCACAAAGGGCTTTATGGAGCGTTCCGCCCGGTTGTTATCCAGCTCGATCCGGCCATCCTCCAAGAACCGTGTCAGCTTGTCCCATTGATTCAGGCAGTACCCTATCGCTTCGCCCAG
This window encodes:
- a CDS encoding recombinase family protein — translated: MPKYGYARVSTVGQSKHGNSLEHQVNLLLSEGVAQLYIFVDSFTGSKMDRPQFSKLFQVLKAGDTLIVTKLDRFARSTMEGEKIVKSLIERGVRIHILNMGVLDNTPTSILIRTIFFAFAEFERNMIIERTAEGKAIAKQKTGFREGRPPKFTPRQLDNAISMLQNHTMNDVVAITTISESTIKRELKKRRLQNGQV
- a CDS encoding recombinase family protein; the protein is MRKLMFNMLGSFTQFERDLIVERTTEGRKRAKAKGTHMERPAQDASIIKRALKLYAERESNRLTVSEIIKSTGHPLCQRSVVY